From the genome of Populus alba chromosome 10, ASM523922v2, whole genome shotgun sequence, one region includes:
- the LOC118046463 gene encoding G-type lectin S-receptor-like serine/threonine-protein kinase At5g24080, which produces MAPFFLFFAFLLLSNPSPSTSQRQQNMTSFSSSDSPWLPMQNKILLSPNSTFAAGFYPVDNSSNHFNFSIWYYKLPGSITTTVWSANKHDSPLSTNASLVITATRELRLTDSSSRSNLWPGAPKSTNSNSTRLVLNEDGSLVYDEWKSFNFPTDTFLPDQAINGTELVSQNGKFRFLNSSSLSFNYSDNYWTTDNVFTQLKSDGSVNQGNGVSIISADFGVARMRRLTLDNDGNLRIYSYDESLGQWFIAWQALQESCRVHGLCGPNAICLTDGSNSMSCVCPPGFRQSSTSRDACERKRKLTGNTKFVQLDYVNFTGGSNQTSLNVRNLTTCRANCLARPNCLGFMFKYDGQGYCVLQLDRLLYGYWSPGTEVVMFLRVDSSETDETNFTGMTRVLDTTCPVRISLPFPPQESNTTTRNIAIICTLFAAELISGILFFWAFLKKYIKYRDMAQTLGLEFLPAGGPKRFTYAELKAATNDFSNAIGKGGFGEVYRGELPDKRIVAVKCLKHVTGGDAEFWAEVTIIARMHHLNLVRLWGFCAEKGQRILVYEYVPNGSLDRYLFPAGRVASPGTEVEMGLVATEGRRPMLDWGIRYRIALGVARAIAYLHEECLEWVLHCDIKPENILLGDDFCPKISDFGLAKLRKKEDMVSMSRIRGTRGYMAPEWIKSDPITPKADVYSFGMVLLEVVTGSRNFETQGSLMDSEDWYFPRWAFDKVFKEMKVEDILDRQIKHCYDGRVHFDLVDRMVKTAMWCLQDRPDMRPSMGKVAKMLEGTVEITEPTKPTIFFLED; this is translated from the coding sequence atggctcccttctttctcttctttgctTTCCTTCTGCTATCAAATCCTTCACCATCAACATCCCAACGACAACAAAACATGACATCTTTCTCCTCCTCAGACTCTCCATGGCTTCCGATGCAAAATAAAATCCTCCTTTCTCCCAACTCCACCTTCGCTGCCGGCTTTTACCCTGTGGACAATTCTTCAAACCACTTCAATTTCTCAATTTGGTATTACAAATTGCCAGGAAGCATCACTACTACTGTGTGGTCTGCTAATAAGCACGATTCTCCACTCTCTACCAATGCTTCTCTTGTTATCACAGCGACTCGCGAGCTACGTTTAACCGATTCTTCAAGCAGATCAAACTTGTGGCCTGGCGCCCCTAAGTCAACGAATTCTAACTCAACCAGACTTGTTTTAAATGAAGACGGGAGTCTTGTCTATGACGAGTGGAAGAGTTTTAATTTTCCTACTGATACTTTCTTGCCCGACCAGGCTATAAATGGTACTGAACTTGTCTCACAAAATGGTAAGTTCAGGTTCTtgaattcttcttctttgtctttcAATTACTCTGATAATTACTGGACCACCGATAACGTGTTTACACAACTAAAAAGCGATGGGAGTGTGAATCAAGGAAATGGTGTTTCAATCATTTCTGCTGATTTCGGGGTTGCCAGGATGCGGAGGTTGACTCTTGACAATGATGGAAATCTAAGGATTTACAGTTATGATGAAAGCCTTGGCCAATGGTTTATTGCTTGGCAAGCACTGCAAGAATCGTGTAGAGTTCACGGGCTTTGTGGGCCTAATGCTATCTGCTTGACAGACGGCTCAAATTCCATGTCCTGCGTGTGCCCCCCTGGATTCAGGCAAAGTTCTACAAGTCGAGATGCATGTGAGAGAAAAAGGAAACTCACTGGCAACACCAAGTTTGTTCAGCTTGATTATGTCAATTTCACTGGTGGATCAAATCAGACAAGTCTCAATGTCAGAAATCTAACAACTTGTAGAGCAAACTGCTTGGCTCGTCCTAATTGTCTTGGTTTTATGTTCAAGTATGACGGTCAAGGTTACTGTGTGCTTCAGCTTGACAGACTATTATACGGGTACTGGTCTCCAGGGACTGAAGTTGTCATGTTCTTGCGTGTGGATAGTTCTGAAACAGATGAAACAAATTTCACTGGTATGACTCGTGTGCTGGACACCACATGTCCTGTTCGTATAAGCCTCCCTTTCCCTCCTCAAGAATCCAACACCACAACCAGAAACATTGCAATAATATGTACGTTATTTGCCGCGGAGCTGATTTCCGggattcttttcttttgggCTTTTTTGAAGAAATACATCAAGTATAGAGACATGGCTCAGACTCTAGGCCTTGAATTCCTGCCTGCTGGTGGACCTAAAAGGTTCACATATGCAGAGCTCAAAGCAGCAACAAATGACTTCTCCAATGCTATAGGAAAAGGTGGATTTGGTGAAGTTTACAGGGGAGAGCTGCCTGATAAACGAATTGTTGCAGTCAAGTGCCTGAAACATGTCACCGGAGGGGATGCTGAGTTCTGGGCAGAGGTTACAATTATTGCTAGGATGCACCATCTTAATCTGGTCAGGCTTTGGGGCTTTTGTGCGGAGAAAGGCCAAAGGATTCTAGTTTATGAGTATGTGCCTAATGGTTCTCTTGACAGGTACCTGTTCCCTGCGGGTCGGGTTGCATCTCCAGGGACCGAGGTTGAGATGGGTCTGGTGGCTACTGAGGGGCGCAGACCGATGCTTGATTGGGGGATCCGATATAGGATTGCACTTGGTGTAGCTAGAGCAATCGCATACTTGCATGAAGAGTGTTTGGAGTGGGTGTTGCATTGTGATATTAAGCCGGAAAATATACTCCTAGGtgatgatttttgcccaaagaTCTCAGATTTTGGGTTGGCCAAGTTgaggaaaaaagaagatatgGTGAGCATGTCTCGAATCAGGGGTACTCGCGGGTACATGGCACCAGAATGGATTAAGAGCGATCCAATCACTCCCAAGGCTGATGTCTACAGTTTCGGGATGGTGTTGCTAGAGGTCGTAACTGGGTCTAGAAATTTCGAGACGCAAGGTTCTTTGATGGACAGTGAGGATTGGTATTTTCCTAGGTGGGCATTTGACAAAGTGTTCAAGGAAATGAAGGTAGAGGACATTCTGGACCGACAGATTAAGCACTGTTATGATGGCAGAGTGCATTTTGATTTGGTAGATAGGATGGTGAAGACAGCAATGTGGTGCCTTCAGGACAGGCCAGACATGAGGCCGTCAATGGGAAAGGTTGCTAAGATGCTCGAAGGAACCGTGGAAATCACTGAACCAACGAAGCCTACCATCTTCTTCCTAGAAGATTAG